A genomic window from Ursus arctos isolate Adak ecotype North America unplaced genomic scaffold, UrsArc2.0 scaffold_25, whole genome shotgun sequence includes:
- the LOC113267281 gene encoding cholesterol 24-hydroxylase, translated as MSPGLLLLLGSAVLVAFGLCCTFVHRARSRYEHIPGPPRPSFLLGHLPDFWKKDEVCGRVLQDVFLDWAKKYGPVVRVNVFHKTSVIVTSPESVKKFLMSTKYNKDSKMYHAIQTVFGERLFGQGLVSECDYERWHKQRRVMDLAFSRSSLVSLMETFNEKAEQLVEILEAKADGQTPVSMQDMLTCTTMDILAKAAFGMETGMLLGAQKPLSRKVKLILEGITASRNTLAKFMPGKWKQLREIRESIRFLRQVGKDWVQRRREALKRGEDVPADILTQILKAEEGAQDDEILLDNFVTFFIAGHETSANHLAFTVMELSRQPEILARLQAEVDEVIGSKRHLDCDDLGRLQYLSQVLKESLRLYPPAWGTFRLLEEETLIDGVRVPGNTPLLFSTYVMGRMDTYFEDPLTFNPDRFSPKAPKPRFTYFPFSLGPRSCIGQQFAQMEVKVVMAKLLQRLEFRLVPGQRYGLQEQATLKPLDPVLCTLQPRGWQPAPPPPC; from the exons ATGAGCCccgggctgctgctgctgctcggcAGCGCCGTCCTGGTCGCCTTCGGCCTCTGCTGCACCTTCGTGCACCGCGCTCGCAGCCGCTACGAGCACATCCCCGGGCCGCCGCGGCCCAG TTTCCTTCTAGGACACCTCCCCGACTTTTGGAAAAAGGATGAGGTTTGTGGCCGTGTGCTCCAAGATGTGTTTTTGGATTG GGCTAAGAAGTACGGGCCCGTCGTGCGAGTCAACGTCTTCCACAAAACCTCGGTCATCGTCACGAGCCCTGAGTCGGTCAAG AAATTCCTGATGTCCACCAAGTACAACAAGGACTCCAAGATGTACCACGCAATCCAGACTGTGTTTGGTGAGAG ACTGTTCGGCCAAGGCTTGGTGTCCGAATGTGACTATGAGCGCTGGCACAAACAGCGCAGGGTCATGGACCTGGCCTTCAGCCGCAG TTCCTTGGTCAGCTTGATGGAAACGTTCAACGAGAAAGCCGAGCAGCTGGTGGAGATTCTGGAAGCCAAGGCAGATGGGCAGACGCCGGTGTCCATGCAGGATATGCTGACATGCACCACCATGGACATCCTGGCCAAG GCAGCTTTTGGCATGGAGACAGGCATGCTGCTGGGTGCCCAGAAGCCTCTGTCCCGGAAGGTGAAACTGATCTTGGAGGGGATTACCGCATCTCGCAACACTCTGGCTAAG TTTATGCCAGGGAAATGGAAGCAGCTCCGCGAGATCCGGGAGAGCATTCGCTTTCTGCGCCAGGTTGGCAAGGACTGGGTGCAGCGCCGCCGGGAGGCCCTGAAGAGGGGGGAGGACGTCCCTGCCGACATCCTCACACAGATCCTCAAAG CTGAAGAGGGGGCCCAGGATGATGAGATCCTGCTGGACAACTTCGTCACCTTCTTCATTGCTG GCCATGAGACCTCTGCCAATCATTTGGCATTCACGGTGATGGAGCTGTCCCGCCAGCCTGAGATCTTGGCAAG GCTGCAGGCGGAGGTGGACGAGGTCATCGGTTCTAAGAGGCACCTTGACTGTGACGACCTGGGGAGACTGCAGTACCTGTCCCAG GTTCTCAAAGAGTCGCTGAGGCTGTACCCACCAGCATGGGGCACCTTTCGCCTGCTAGAGGAGGAGACCTTGATTGACGGAGTCAGAGTGCCCGGCAACACCCCGCTCCTG TTCAGCACCTACGTCATGGGGCGTATGGACACGTACTTTGAGGACCCACTGACTTTCAACCCCGATCGCTTCAGCCCCAAAGCACCCAA GCCGAGGTTCACCtacttccccttctctctgggaCCCCGCTCCTGCATCGGGCAGCAGTTCGCTCAG ATGGAGGTGAAGGTGGTCATGGCCAAGCTGCTGCAGAGGCTCGAGT